From the genome of Bos indicus x Bos taurus breed Angus x Brahman F1 hybrid chromosome 19, Bos_hybrid_MaternalHap_v2.0, whole genome shotgun sequence:
atgttttctgtttttaaatattttgcaatgagtatacagttcggagaaggcaatggcaccccactccagtactcttgcctggagaatcccagggacggtggagcctgatgggctgcagtcgatggggtcgcacagagtcagacacgactgaagcgacttagcagcagcagcagcatacagttaagtcccctacatatgaaccttcaagttgtaagctttcaaagatgcaaatgtgcaTTCCATCAATGTCATGCATAAatgaaactgcagcttgccctccatctcctattgctgatgagcCTTTAGCTATACCATCACCcaccctctcttcttcctctaggcagtaactcttcttgcctgttcactcaataCCAGCCTCTGTAcaccagctgttgtactgtactttATAAGGTACTGTactgaaagattaaaaatgtttttttttgtttttatgtattatttatgtgaaagTATTATAagcctattacagtacagtactatacagcTGATtctgttagttgggtacctaggctagtTCTGTTTGCTGCACTTAAAAACAAACTGAACTTATGAATGTATTCCCATAACCGAACTCGtctgtatgtaggggacttactgtatactTACGTATTACTTGCAACTAAGAAGTATGTCTTTATAGCAAAAagatgtagttttatttttttttcaatgattaatagtttattttctaagaaattacAGATGCTTATATGTCAAAATTCTAACTTTCACATAAAGGTATTAGAATATACAAACTTTTTTGCAACTTGATTTTTTCACTGTATTCATtagttaaaataaacaaatttataatttaaaaaaagatgtagttttaaagcagaaatagaaaggaaaggtAAGCGCCCCCCTCACCAGGGGTGGAAAATAGGACCTCGCATGAAAGAACCAGCCTCTGTCCCTAATGAAGTCCTTCTCTGGCCCTTGCTACAGATCATTTCCTATAACCACTTGGAAAAGATGAGGTTTCTAGTCCCCATTCAGTCTCAAATGACCTGCATAGCAGACTCCCAGTTACCCTGATGCCCCCAGAGGTCAGTGAAACAGCCAAACATCCAACTAACTAGGAAGAGTGAGAAGAGGGAAATCAGGAGAGGAAATTTCCAGATTCTCCAACAGGAGGTTTGGACTTCCAAGTCCAGGAAAGATTACAACAAGCCCTCCTTTGGAGGTCTCCACATCTTGATGCTAGCTTAAACCCAACTCTAGGGCTAAAACACCACTTTCTACCAAGtcacttttatttcccttttgctactccagtcattattattattttgggctgcactgtgcagcatgtgggatcttagttccccaaccagagactgaactctcACCTCCTACATTGAaggtgcggagtcttaaccactgaaccgaaGTCCCTTATATATGAAAATACTGAGCTCCAAAGATGTGAAATGACCTACCTAAGGTTACACAGTGAGATAGATGTAATATCTGCCTTCAGAAACCTAATcaatctttgtttttattcattattcCATATTGCTTTATTTAGAGTCCAACATGTGTTTTTGTCAACTTTCATCTTAATCCCAACCCCAATTCTAACCCACAGCGGACTCAGGTGCTTCTGGCCAATGGCAATAGCTGATGTTGCTTTCTGTCCCTCCTGGCTTCCTCCTCCCATCTTATTACCTAGAAGTCTCCCTCTTGACCATGCTTCCTTCTGAGAAAGTGCAATCacaggtgggagggaaggagtgGAATTTGGTTCTAGCCTGAAATGACTCCAAGGCTGCCTGGCTCTTTTCTGTACGTTGCAGAAGACAATCCTCACTAGGAAGGCTTTGGGGTTCATGCCAGTTCCCTTCTCCCTTTGGATTCCTTGCTAAAGCAACCTCTTGATCCTAACGATGGAAGACCAACAGGTTATCAGTGGCCATGATTTAAGAGCCTAAGACCCTGAGATGAAGATCCGAAGTGAGGTCATGAAAGATAATTTGTGGTGGGCAGGAATCCTGTAAACCAGGACACAGCAGCAGCTGAGTCCAAGGGTCAGTGTCTGGGAGTAATTTGGGAAAGTTTGGTGCTGACAGCTGTGTCTGGAGTCAAACGTCATGAACAAATCAGCTTCTGGGATCCTCAGAATGATGAAGCTCTGGCTCAGGACACACAGTCAGCTGTGGTATGGCAGCAGTCAGGGCCGCTGGGGCCCCAGACTCAGCCTTGCTGTTTCTCAGCTGCGTGACTTCAGGCAAGTCCTtacaaaaggaggaaaggaaactaGACTGCTGAGTGAGGGCAATGCCCTTTCACAAGGATCACTCTCACTGCAGATCAGGGTAGCACCCCTCTTTTACATGGGAATAATCTGAGAATCCACTAAGGTAACTGAAGACATTGCAGGCTATGTAGCTGGAAAGTGGGAAGACAGGATTAGAACTCAGAGCCTCTGAGCTCCAGTCCCAGGCTCTTTCCTCTGAGCAGTAAAGTTTGTACCCCCTCACGATGAAGTCGCCCATAGTAGGTTCTAAACTCTTCCCTTCTCACAACCTTGGTCCTGAGGAGTTGTGGCCACCTTCTTGGGGATGGAGCAGTCATACTTTTACCCAGCCCTGAGTGTGGGGCTCAATCTGGTTTGGGGGGTGTCTAGGCCCCAGGGGGTGCCTCGAAGGGAGGGTATTTGGACTTTGGTTTCCCTGTACCCCATCCTCAGGCCTTCTCCCCAGGGGATTCCCAGGGCtggctccctttcctcctcctcctcgggtTTTGGCAGGCAGACTGACATCAGTGGGTGTTCCCAGGGAAAGGGAACTCTGAGTCCAGCTCCAGGCGCcccttcccccatggctcagggCAGCCGCAACCTCCAGCCTTAGAGACTGCAGTGTTGAGAAGCCCTCTGagctcccagccccctccctcttTTCACTATCTCCCCACACATTCCCACCTCACCGAGAAAGAAAAGGGGCCACTAGAGTTCGGGGAGCAGATGCTCGGAGACCTGACGAGTCCTGGGCGCCACGCGGCCGAGCCCAGGAAATGGATCCTGGTTCTGGGGTTACGAGGGGAGCTGTCCAGCCCCGCGGGGTGAGCTAGCAGAAGGGGTGGGCCAACGCCGGCCGGGCGGAGGGAGCGGCGGGCGCCAGGGCCGGGTGGGGCAGCGACTCCCCCTCCAGCCCGCCGGCCCCGGGCgtcgcccccgccccccacgtgGCCGCAGCAGTCCCAGCCCCCGCGAGGAAGCGGCGCGGCTTCCTGCGGCTTGGGACCGGGATATAGGAGCCCCCGCCCGGGCCCGGCTCAGCGCCGCCGCTCCTCCTCGCCTGCTCGCCGTGCGATGGCCTCGCTCCGGGCGGAGCACGCTGTCGGCGGCTCATGGCTCCCCGCCACCCGCTCCGGGCGACCGGCTGCGctccgcctcctcctcctgctgggCGGTAAGCGCAGTGCCCCGAGGTCCGGGCGGGAGGCGCGGGAGGCCCTGGAGGGGAGAGGGACTGGACGTCTCGGAACGGGCTCCGGCGTGCGGGTGCGGACCGCGCTGCCCTCTGGACGGTACCCGGCCTCACCGCAGCGAGGGCGCAGCGCGAGCTGCTTCCTACTTCGGGAAAAGCTGAGATGCCCGGGGCCCCTGCAGAAAGCTCTTGGGAGGTCTGGAGCTGGCGAAGAAGGAGGGGTTTTGAATGTGTGAAGGAATTGGTGCGGCCCCCTCTCTTCCGGGCACCGAGGCACCGCGTAGGGGCCTGGAGTGCTGCTCTGTCTCTTCTGAAAGTAGCCCTGACTTTCAAGAGTCTCAGACCCCAACACACACCCCGCTTCCTCCTGGCTCCACATCCCCATCCTCCCATCTCCCTGTCCCTTTTCTGCCCGTAGCTGTCCTGAAGCCCCAGGAATCCCTGGCTCAGCTTCTTCCCACCCCAGACAGCTCCAAGTCAGAAGGTGAGTAGCCAGCGACTGTGGGAGGGTGGCCCCGGGGAAGGAGAGAGGTGAGTGGGGATGGTTCCTTTCTCACAAGCCAAGCCCCAAACCCAACTGGTGCCCCTAAACTCCCTTCTGTCCTCTCTCTCAGGGTTTCTTATTGTCTTTCTACCTCTCATCCCACAAAGCCCCCAACCAGCTGTGAGCTGGCAGGTGGGTTAGAATATTCCTGAAAAAGTGTGTGTGGAAACTCTTGCCAGGCTGGAAAGTCCAGTGTACATGGAAGTCATTAAACTTTTCCTGAGCTGGGACTGTCTCCTCAGCTGGGAGtatcttgcttgggaaattttCTGAGGCTCTCTGGGTAGTTCCCGTATTTGAAGATAGGAACAGCGGTTCCACAATGGAAGTACCTGGACCAGAGGGCTTGGACCGTGGGACAGGGTATAGTCAATGTGCAGCATCTCTACCCACAGGGAAAACGGTGTTGGAGACCTATGGGACAAATGTCCTACAATGTTGGCACGATTATAAGGTTCAAATGGATTCTATCAAGAAGGACTGGTGTGATTGGGCCCTGATTAGCAGGTAGGGGCAGTGCTGGAGGGCGGCTTGGGCCTGGGGCTTGTTCCCTGTGGGTGAGTGTGGGGCAGTCCTCTTTCTGGCCCCAACCCTTCCCTCACTCTAGCCCTCTCCTGTCTCTAGGCCTTATAGCTTCCTTCGAGACTGCTTGGAAAAGGGTGCAGAAGAGTTTGGCCTGGGCTTCCCCAATCCCTGGGCGGAAGAGATCATCTTTGAGACTCACAACATCCACTTTGCCAACTGCTCCTTGGTGCAACCCACCTTCTCAGACCCCCCAGAGGATGTGCTCCTGGCCATGATCATAGCCCCTATCTGCCTCATCCCCTTCCTCGTCACCCTCGTGGTGTGGAGGAGTAAAGACAGTGAAGCGCAGACCTAGGGTGGCATGAGCTGTTTGGCAGCCATCTTACTCCTTTCCTCTGCCACCACCtggtctctctcctcccctccctactTCCTTCTCTGGCTCCACCCCAACTGGAGATTCTTAGATTGGTGGAAATGGAAGCTGGGTGGGGTCATCGTGCAAGTTCTGTAATCTTCAAaataaaccttttctttttttttttgtacgtTGTTCCCCTCTCCATtccggggggcggggtggggggtggggggctgtgtcCTTCCAGAGTTTCTGCCATTCCCACAGGCCCTCAGCTCTGGGCAGCAGAGCTAGAAGAATCTAGATAGGTCCACTGTTTTGTTCACTTACTGGTCCCTCCTGAACTCCCTCCCCCACCTGAAGGCCATGCCCCTGTATCCCTTCCTCCCAAGGCCAGGCCTTTCCTGCCCCTATCCAAACCCAGCTTCAGGAAACTTGCAGGAAGAGACTCCCTTCCCGTCTGGATAGCAGctggggaggtgagggggtgggACGAGAGAGGACTCTCTGCTGTGACTTCTGCAAGGAGGGGGTGCCATCCAGAAGCCCTGAATTTTCCCCTTCCTCATGCCTCAGTTTACTCCCAGGGCCTGGTAATAGAAGCCCTGATGGAACCAACGGGAGTCCATCCCTAAGGACCTCAGGATCGAGGGCAAAGGCAGTTTCCTCTGCTAGACTCACCACAGGACTTCCCCTCCAGGTCCTTGGCCCTCATCCTACATTGTCCTGGACCCTGGGTGGGTGTGGCCTATAGCCTGGCCACACACTGCCCCCTGGTGTCCACTAAAGCCAACAACCAGACGATGAACATGGCCTGGAAGAAGCTCAAAACTGAATTGTGAGATCAAAGACCTGTTATCCCCACAGCAACCACTAGTTCTTGATTGGCTGCTTCTTTTAGCTTCCTAAGCCGTGCTTATGCTCCCATAAGACACTTTCCCACTGTTAAGGGCCATACCTGGTGACCCACTGTTTCTGTATACAGACATTGCTGTATGTTCCTTGGATGGTGAGGCCCAGGTCTCACCACAGAACCTTCACCTTCAGTTCTCCCTGGGACAAACCTGCCAGGTCATCAGAAACATCTACACAGTAgctttgttctttaaaaagatacCTGTTTATTCCCTGTGGCACCTGGCACCTCTTTAGgaactctccttccttccttgttgAAATATCTGCCTTCCTGAGTACATAGCCACTTCCTGGGACCTGCCTGTCTATTCTAcagatatatatccatatatttcCTGGAATATATCTATTTATTCTCTGAGACACACTTTATTCCCTAGGATGTTTTGAGGTTTCACCATGAGAATCTTTGCTCTATTCCCATAATGCATCTATCTTCTCCAAGGATGTATCTGTCCTCTTTTTGGCCCATATTTACCTTCATGCATTTTACTAATATACATCAAAAGCATATCGGTGTAAGTCACTATAAATAGCCTATTGTGTTGGGAAGACAAGTTAGATAAGGCTTGGTTCTGCTTTGATGTCTTTCATCTGGCAAGGGAGCTGACATGTGCagacacaaacaaaaacaatggaaTGTGTGATGAGAATTATGCAAGGGATACAAGCCAAATGTCATCTGAGTATAAAGGAAGGAGGAGTCACATTTAGCTAAGGTGCAGTCTAGCTGAGGTCACAGGGGAGTGATTGTGGAGCTGGCATCTGACTAGGCCTTAAATGGTGAGGATTCTCCTATGGGAGACAGTAGAAAAAGAGATGAATTAGAAAATTACTGCAGTAATCCAGGTTTGAGAAAACAAGGGCATGGACCAAAGGAGTGCTATAATGGAGAAAcaggaaataattaaaaagtaggaaaaggcaaaataggGGAGGGAATCCACAGGATTTCAATATGAAGGTGAACAAGAGGAGAGGTTAGAGCTGACTCTGGCTTTGAATTTGAGTTACTAGGACAATGATGGAAGTAATAATATTTAAAGGGCCATTAAGAGGAGAAGCTGGcttgaagaaaaatatacatattatatatgtataatataacaaTGGAACAAGATGTAACACACCAGGGAGTGAAGGGCTTCTGACATAGAGAGTTGGAAATGGGAGTGATCTTGTTGCTGCTGGTACTATAAAAAAGTTGGAGTTAGGAATACAGGTTTAGTCCTCTGCAGAGAAATGCCATGTGAAGCCATGAGAGGGATGAGAGTTCCCAGAGAGAAGGTGTACTAAAGAAAGCTGATGTCCTTAgaaaacatgcacacatatacagtgaggactacagaaaacaaaagggaaagatCAGAATCAGCAGAACAAGGATAAAGAAAGCCAATGGAC
Proteins encoded in this window:
- the RAMP2 gene encoding receptor activity-modifying protein 2 isoform X1, producing MASLRAEHAVGGSWLPATRSGRPAALRLLLLLGAVLKPQESLAQLLPTPDSSKSEASLPTGKTVLETYGTNVLQCWHDYKVQMDSIKKDWCDWALISRPYSFLRDCLEKGAEEFGLGFPNPWAEEIIFETHNIHFANCSLVQPTFSDPPEDVLLAMIIAPICLIPFLVTLVVWRSKDSEAQT
- the RAMP2 gene encoding receptor activity-modifying protein 2 isoform X2, with translation MASLRAEHAVGGSWLPATRSGRPAALRLLLLLGAVLKPQESLAQLLPTPDSSKSEGKTVLETYGTNVLQCWHDYKVQMDSIKKDWCDWALISRPYSFLRDCLEKGAEEFGLGFPNPWAEEIIFETHNIHFANCSLVQPTFSDPPEDVLLAMIIAPICLIPFLVTLVVWRSKDSEAQT